CAGCCCCTTTCATATCAATTACAATTATTTTTTTCTGCAGCTTTGTATCCGATATTTTCGGTTTACTTTTTTTCTCTATTTCTTTCGCTTGAACATCCGTTGTAATGACCGAGCGCTCTGTATGCTCGTTCGTTTTCCAAAAAAGAAGAAAAAGTACAATCCCAATAATAGCTACTAGTCCTAACCATTTCTTTGGAAAATCCCACATCATTTTACACCTCTAATCATAAATTTATAACATCATTCATATTGTTTAGGAGAAAGCTGTTACGAAGGAGGGATGAAACATTGAACATAGGAATTATAGGGACAGGAAACATGGGGAATATATTAATCGATGCATTTTTAGAAACCCGTGCTGTCAAACCTTCGTGCCTTACAATCATTAATCGAACGCCAGCCAAAGCATATCATATAAAGGAAAAATACCCTTCTGTTCATATAGCCAAAACTATTGATAAGGTAATCGAACGATCACATCTTATTTTTATTTGCGTAAAGCCGATAGATATATATCCGATCCTACAAAAATATGCTGAACATTTTTCTGATGAAAAGTGCCTAGTTTCTATCACAAGTCCAATATCTCCATCACAATTAGAGACACTTGTACCTTGCCATGTTGCCCGTATTATTCCGAGCATTACAAACCGCGCCCTGTCTGGCGCATCACTATTTACATTTGGAAATAACTGCTCTGAAGAATGGCAACAAAAACTATTTCGTCTATTCAAAAATATTTCTACTCCCCTTGTAATAAAAGAAGATATAACACGCGTTTCATCTGATATAGCAAGCTGCGGCCCTGCATTCTTTAGTTATTTATTACAATGTTTCATTAACGCTGCTGTAGATAAAACAAATATCACACATGAAGAAGCCACTACTTTAGTAAGTGAAATGGTCGTCGGAATGGGGGAACTACTTGAAAAAGGGATTTTCACATTACCTACTTTACAAGAAAAAGTATGCGTTAAAGGCGGCGTTACAGGAGAAGGTATTCGTGTTTTAGAAGAACATGTTGGGGATATGTTTCATAAATTAATCGAGCGGACACACGAGAAGTTTGATGAAGATTTAAAATGCGTTGATCAGCAATTCAATAAGCACACATAATAAATACGTCATCGTTATTCCAAATCCTTTTTATAAATACTTACTTTTTCACATTATATTTTCACTTAAACTAGCATTTTCACACTTCACACATATCATTTTCTTATTATTCTAGAACTAAAATTACAGCTCCTTTACAAAACAAAAGCAACCTTCTCGGTTGCTTTTGTTTTATCCGTTTTTCTTCGCCATGAAGAAAATACGCTCTGTTTGTTCTGTAACTTCAAGTCGCTCAAAGTCACCAGTTACACGAAGTACTGTAAAACCAGCCTCTTCAAGCCATTTCGTTAACTCTTCAACCGGATATGCACGTTGCACGTGACATTCATCAAAACGATGATACACATCTTCTTCTGGGTCTTGAACAAAGAATGTTAAATCATGTTCTACACTATTTGATTCTTCACCAGGGAAGCAATTCCAAATAAGAGATATTTCTTCCCCATTCACTGTGTATGTTTCATTTTGAAATACATGATGTATTTTATATAAAGAATGTACATCAAATAAAAACAAACCATCTTGACGTAAATGATGAAACACTCTTCGAAATGTTTCTTGTACGCCATCTTCTTGCAATACATAATTTAATGAATCACAAAAGATTGTTACACAATCAAACTCACCCGGAACATCAAGTTCGCGCATATCTTGTTGGTAAAAAGGAATAAAATGCCCTTCTCCGCCTAGTTTTTGCTGAGCGACTGCTAACATTTCTTCTGAAAGATCGACACCGACTACATCGTAACCCTTTTGTACAAGCGGAAGCGTTACATTACCAGTACCGCATGCTACATCCAGAATCTTTGCCTCTTTCATATCCGCTTGTTGTAAGCTTTCCTCTGTGAATTCCACCCATTTATCATAAGGGACGTCATTCATTAGTTCGTCGTACAACAATGCAAATTGTTCGTAGTTCATTGGCCTAACTCTTCTGTAATATCTTCACGTGGCACATCGCCCCATAGACGCTCTAAATTATAGTGATTACGCTCATCTTTATAGAATACATGAGCAACTACATCTCCAAGGTCAACTAACACCCAGCGTGCTTCGTCAAAACCTTCCATACGTTGTACATCGATTTGGAACTCGTGTGCTTTCGCTTTAATTTCACGCGCAATGGCTTGTACTTGCTTATCTGAGTTACCGTGACAAATAATGAAATAATCTGCAATTGGTGAAATACCTTGCATATTTAGGACAACCATATCTTCTGCTCTCTTATCATCAGCTGCTTTTGCTGCTAATACTAATAAATCTTTATCTTTCATTTACTTATTTCCTCCTTGATAACTGCGTTGTATGTTTGGAATGTTAATGGATAAATCGTTTGATTTTTTTCCATTAAAAATTAAATTGTTCTCTTTAACGCAAATAATAAAGCTTGATTTATATCCGCATATGCGAGTTTACGAGCTTCCTCTACCCCCGGAAACTTTCGCCCAGGTTCAATGTAATCAGCTACATAAATTACTTTATCTAACATCGTCATTTTCTCATGACCACTTGTATGATATGTAATAGCTTGCAGAATTTCAGGATCCGTAATGCCTACTTCTTTTTCTACTAAGTATGCCCCAACAGGTGCATGCCATAACTCTTTGTTATAACAAAGTAAATCTTTCGGCAAATCTTCACTTTTAATGATCTCTTCCATCTCTGAAATCGCTCTACACTTCGCATAATCATGGAATATAGCTGCAACTTCAGCCTTTTTTTCATCCACACCGTATAATTTAGCAAGTTCAATTGCCGTCTCCATTACACCAATTGTGTGTATATAACGTTTTTCATGCATTTGTTGTTTCACAATATGAAGTGCTTCCTCACGATTCATACAACCCATTCCTCTCGATATATACCTGTACTTTTTCAGGAAGTAAATATTTACATGTTTTCTTCTCTTTATATCTCTCACGTAATAAAGATGAAGAAACTGCAAACTCCGGAATTTCCACAGTCGTGATAGGATAAGGTGTACGCAATTTATAACCAGGTCTTGCAACTCCAACAAACGTTACAAGATCAAGTAACGCTTCAATGTTATACCACTTTGGTAAATACTCAACCATATCTCCACCAATAATAAAGTGAAACTGCACATCCGGATACTTCTTCGTCAATTGTAGCATAGTGTCATACGTATAGGATGGGCCCTTCCTGCTTAGCTCTTCTAAACAAATAGAAAAATGTTCCTCTGCCTCAGTCGCAAGTTCTAACATTTGTAAGCGACTTTCTACACTTGTAATATTCCGCCCTTGTTTATGCGGCGGAATTTGGTTCGGTAAGAACCATACTTCTTCTAAATTCAAAGCGTGATATACTTCATTTGCAATTAGCAAATGCCCATAATGTGGCGGATCGAATGTACCGCCAATGATGCCAATTTTTCTCAAAAGAAACGCCCCTTCCTTTTACATACAGCAACTCTCTTCATTTCCATCCGAAGAGAGTTTACTGTTAATAAAAGTTCAATTGGTTTCGATCTCTACACCATTACTAGTGATAAAAATAGCGTATGCTATTTTTATCGAGGAAGTTTAATTTGCTTGTTTTCTCTTGATTCTTTGTATAAAACAATTGTACTTCCAATTACTTGAACGATTTCAGCACGTGCACCTTTTGCAAGTTCTTCTGCAACTTCACGGCGATCGAATTCACAGTTTTGTAGCACACTTACTTTAAATAACTCACGAGCTTCTAAAGTATCTGCAATTTGTTTAATCATATTTTCATTTACTCCGCCTTTTCCTACTTGAAAAATTGGTGTTAAATGATGTGCTTGTGCACGTAAAAATCTTTTTTGTTTTCCTGTTAACATATATGTTAGCCTCCAAGCTTTCTTATAACTAATTGTTTCATTCGTTCGATATTCGGTACGCAACCTGTCCACATTTCAAATGCAAGCGCTCCTTGATAAACAAACATATCAATACCATTTTGAATGATTGCACCTTGCTCTTTCGCCTCACATAAAATTTTCGTTTCAAATGGATTATAAATTATATCTGATACAATTGTTCCCTTTTTCAACGAAGAAATTTGTAACGGCGTATGTTCGACGCGTGGATGCATACCTATCGTTGTCGTCTGAATGATAATATCATAATTCCCTTGTTCTTTTGTTGCTTTTTCTAATGATAAAGCAACAGAATGAACAGTAGCTGTACATGCAGCAATAAGTTCTTTCGCCTTATCTACTGTACGATTAGCTACATCAATCTCTTTCACCCCTGCATCAGCAAGTGAAAAATAAATAGCTCGACTAGCACCGCCTGCGCCAAGTAATAAAATACGTTTCTCTTGAAGTGGTTCACTACTAATGGATTGCAGTGCTCGGACAAAACCAATTCCATCTGTATTGTAGCCAATCAATTTTCCATCCTTATGAACCACCGTATTTACTGCACCAATTTGTTTTGCTAGCGGGTCAATCTCATCCAAATAATCCATAATCGCAACCTTGTGCGGAGTTGTTACATTAAATCCTGAAATACCTAACGCTTTTAAACCTCTTACTGCTTCCCCTAACACTTCCTCTTTAACAAGAAAGGCATGGTAATGGGCATCCATCTTCAAGTGTTCAAATGCATCGTTATGCATAACGGGTGATAATGAATGTCCAATTGGATTTCCGATTACACCATATAATCGTTTCATAAATCCCTCTCCATATTAAATTAAAGATTTACGTAATGAAACACTTACTCCTTTTGGTACGTGTGCAACAATTTTTGCTCCTGGTTCGTTCACAGTAACCCATCCTAATCCAGAGAATACAACATCCGTTTTCGGTTCACGAATATTAAACTCGTATTTCACTAGCTCTGGCATATTTTCTAATTCTTCTGGTGTTGGCGGGCTTAGTAAATCCCCAGCATGATTTTTATACAATTCATCTGCTTTCTCAAGCTTTGTACGATGGATTGTTAAGCGATTTGAGAAGTGACAAGTAAATGCACGACGACCGCCACTTACATAATCAAAACGTGCCAGTCCACTAAAGAACAATGTTTGTTCTTCATTTAATTGGAACACCATCGGCTTAATTTCTTTTGTTGGTGTAATAAGCTTTAAGCTTTGTTTTCCAACGTAATGAGCCATTTGATGGTGGTTAATAATACCTGGTGTATCATATAAAGAAGATTCTTCGTCTAACGGGATATCAATTAAATCAAGCGTTGTTCCTGGAAAATGAGATGTTGTAATTACATTTTCAGTCTCATCACTAAATTCTTTAATCATACGATTAATAAATGTTGATTTCCCTACATTTGTACATCCAACAACGTAAACATCTTTTCCGCCGCGGTAATACTCAATCGCATCTGCTAGCTCAGCAATCCCTTGTCCCTTCGCTGCACTAATTAAAAAGACATCTTCTGGCTTTAATCCTAGCTGCTTTGCACTATAGCGCATCCAGTGCTTTACTTTATCATGTTTTACTGACTTAGGAATTAAATCCGCTTTATTCCCAACAAGTAATACTTTATTATTTCCCACGAAACGATGTAAGCCAGGTAACCAGCTACCATTAAAGTCAAAAATATCTACAATTTTAACTACTAACGCATCCGATTTTCCAATACCGTTTAGAATACGTAGGAAATCATCATCTGTTAATGAGACATCTTGAATTTCGTTATAATGTTTCAATCGAAAACAGCGTTGACAAATTACTTGTTCTTTTTCTAAAGATGAGGCAGGAGCATATCCCACTTCATTTTTATCTTCTGTTTGAATTTCTACACCGCAACCAATACATTTAATTGTTTCAGTCAAACTTTATTCCTCCCAGTTAATTAAACCTTTTTTCTTCATGTTTCTCATAATTCTTCGTTCAATTTTTCGATTAAAGCGCGTTACTAATCCGTCTGTTTGTGCTACTGGTACAACTAAAATTGTATGCAGTCCAACTCGGTTTCCACCTAGCACATCTGTCAGTAACTGATCCCCAATTACTACAACTTCATCTGGTTGCAACTGCATCTCTCGTATCGCACGCTTAAACGCACGAACAAATGGCTTACGCGCACTATGAATAAATGGAATGCCTAATGGATCAGCAAAGTCTTTCACTCGTTGCTCATTATTATTTGAAACGACCGTTACTTGAATGCCTTGCTC
This genomic window from Bacillus anthracis str. Vollum contains:
- the comER gene encoding late competence protein ComER yields the protein MNIGIIGTGNMGNILIDAFLETRAVKPSCLTIINRTPAKAYHIKEKYPSVHIAKTIDKVIERSHLIFICVKPIDIYPILQKYAEHFSDEKCLVSITSPISPSQLETLVPCHVARIIPSITNRALSGASLFTFGNNCSEEWQQKLFRLFKNISTPLVIKEDITRVSSDIASCGPAFFSYLLQCFINAAVDKTNITHEEATTLVSEMVVGMGELLEKGIFTLPTLQEKVCVKGGVTGEGIRVLEEHVGDMFHKLIERTHEKFDEDLKCVDQQFNKHT
- a CDS encoding class I SAM-dependent DNA methyltransferase, giving the protein MNYEQFALLYDELMNDVPYDKWVEFTEESLQQADMKEAKILDVACGTGNVTLPLVQKGYDVVGVDLSEEMLAVAQQKLGGEGHFIPFYQQDMRELDVPGEFDCVTIFCDSLNYVLQEDGVQETFRRVFHHLRQDGLFLFDVHSLYKIHHVFQNETYTVNGEEISLIWNCFPGEESNSVEHDLTFFVQDPEEDVYHRFDECHVQRAYPVEELTKWLEEAGFTVLRVTGDFERLEVTEQTERIFFMAKKNG
- the rsfS gene encoding ribosome silencing factor, with amino-acid sequence MKDKDLLVLAAKAADDKRAEDMVVLNMQGISPIADYFIICHGNSDKQVQAIAREIKAKAHEFQIDVQRMEGFDEARWVLVDLGDVVAHVFYKDERNHYNLERLWGDVPREDITEELGQ
- the nadD gene encoding nicotinate-nucleotide adenylyltransferase: MRKIGIIGGTFDPPHYGHLLIANEVYHALNLEEVWFLPNQIPPHKQGRNITSVESRLQMLELATEAEEHFSICLEELSRKGPSYTYDTMLQLTKKYPDVQFHFIIGGDMVEYLPKWYNIEALLDLVTFVGVARPGYKLRTPYPITTVEIPEFAVSSSLLRERYKEKKTCKYLLPEKVQVYIERNGLYES
- the yhbY gene encoding ribosome assembly RNA-binding protein YhbY, which produces MLTGKQKRFLRAQAHHLTPIFQVGKGGVNENMIKQIADTLEARELFKVSVLQNCEFDRREVAEELAKGARAEIVQVIGSTIVLYKESRENKQIKLPR
- the aroE gene encoding shikimate dehydrogenase, whose protein sequence is MKRLYGVIGNPIGHSLSPVMHNDAFEHLKMDAHYHAFLVKEEVLGEAVRGLKALGISGFNVTTPHKVAIMDYLDEIDPLAKQIGAVNTVVHKDGKLIGYNTDGIGFVRALQSISSEPLQEKRILLLGAGGASRAIYFSLADAGVKEIDVANRTVDKAKELIAACTATVHSVALSLEKATKEQGNYDIIIQTTTIGMHPRVEHTPLQISSLKKGTIVSDIIYNPFETKILCEAKEQGAIIQNGIDMFVYQGALAFEMWTGCVPNIERMKQLVIRKLGG
- the yqeH gene encoding ribosome biogenesis GTPase YqeH; the encoded protein is MTETIKCIGCGVEIQTEDKNEVGYAPASSLEKEQVICQRCFRLKHYNEIQDVSLTDDDFLRILNGIGKSDALVVKIVDIFDFNGSWLPGLHRFVGNNKVLLVGNKADLIPKSVKHDKVKHWMRYSAKQLGLKPEDVFLISAAKGQGIAELADAIEYYRGGKDVYVVGCTNVGKSTFINRMIKEFSDETENVITTSHFPGTTLDLIDIPLDEESSLYDTPGIINHHQMAHYVGKQSLKLITPTKEIKPMVFQLNEEQTLFFSGLARFDYVSGGRRAFTCHFSNRLTIHRTKLEKADELYKNHAGDLLSPPTPEELENMPELVKYEFNIREPKTDVVFSGLGWVTVNEPGAKIVAHVPKGVSVSLRKSLI
- a CDS encoding YqeG family HAD IIIA-type phosphatase translates to MKLFLPNEYVKNVYHVQPEDLKKRGIKGVITDLDNTLIEWDRPNATPQLEEWFLKMKEQGIQVTVVSNNNEQRVKDFADPLGIPFIHSARKPFVRAFKRAIREMQLQPDEVVVIGDQLLTDVLGGNRVGLHTILVVPVAQTDGLVTRFNRKIERRIMRNMKKKGLINWEE